A stretch of the Ascaphus truei isolate aAscTru1 chromosome 4, aAscTru1.hap1, whole genome shotgun sequence genome encodes the following:
- the LOC142493949 gene encoding periodic tryptophan protein 2 homolog — MSRRHLEEAFTIAKDLERSGEHVDEKSDEGQNGRFSELYVRHHVPLSKDIHSIYSLHFNSTGTKLAVGFGNGSIQIVNVEEGSLDVTIVSGHRTSQPITAVRYHPKSNNLLLAAGADGMIFIYDIKSELNVVSLTEQENEINALDFCQDGSVFATAGKDRHIRLYDSNTNKVLNILEAPDFLLDNDLTLTSGHSCRIFALKFHPSEYHIFLTGGWDDSIKIWDKRMSKEARRVIIGPHVCGPGIDIEDNRVLTGSWVARKSLQLWDLRSSQLLQDVPFPATAIQGEFLYAARFCSGNVVIAGGSGTCRASAVDLQTQEVIGEVSLANKPVQVVDVASDGRVVAVAGVGGNLHIAELC, encoded by the exons ATGTCTCGGCGGCATCTGGAAGAAGCCTTCACTATTGCCAAGGACTTGGAACGCTCAGGGGAGCATGTAGATGAGAAATCAGATGAAGGCCAGAACGGGAGATTCTCGGAGCTCTACGTACGACACCATGTCCCTCTCAGCAAGGACATTCACAGCATCTACAGCCTACATTTCAACTCCACCGGGACGAAGTTGGCTGTTGGCTTTGGAAATGGATCCATCCAG aTTGTAAATGTAGAAGAGGGTAGTCTTGATGTCACCATAGTTTCTGGACACCGTACCAGCCAGCCGATCACTGCAGTGCGCTATCACCCCAAGAGCAATAACCTGCTTTTAGCTGCTGGAGCAGATGGAATGATCTTTATTTATGACATTAAGTCAGAGTTGAATGTTGTCTCGCTAACAG AACAGGAGAATGAAATCAATGCTTTGGATTTTTGCCAGGATGGGAGTGTTTTTGCCACCGCCGGGAAGGATAGACACATCCGCCTATATGATAGCAACACCAACAAG GTTTTAAATATCTTGGAAGCGCCAGATTTCCTGCTAGATAACGATCTTACTCTTACCAGCGGTCACAGTTGCAGAATCTTTGCCTTGAAGTTTCACCCCTCGGAGTATCACATTTTTCTGACCGGAGGCTGGGATGATTCCATTAAG atATGGGACAAGCGAATGTCAAAAGAAGCAAGAAGAGTGATAATTGGTCCTCATGTATGTGGCCCTGGCATCGATATTGAG GACAACAGGGTCCTAACAGGGTCGTGGGTTGCACGGAAATCTCTCCAGCTCTGGGATCTTCGGTCCTCCCAGCTCTTGCAGGATGTGCCATTCCCGGCAACCGCAATCCAGGGAGAGTTCCTCTATGCAGCACGGTTCTGCAGTGGGAACGTTGTCATTGCTGGAGGCAGTGGGACCTGTAGAGCTTCTGCTGTTGATTTGCAGACACAAGAG GTTATTGGGGAGGTTTCACTGGCTAACAAACCTGTGCAGGTCGTGGATGTGGCAAGCGACGGGCGTGTCGTCGCAGTGGCTGGAGTCGGAGGAAACCTTCACATTGCAGAGTTATGCTAA